The Sesamum indicum cultivar Zhongzhi No. 13 linkage group LG6, S_indicum_v1.0, whole genome shotgun sequence genome has a segment encoding these proteins:
- the LOC105163640 gene encoding RNA-binding protein 8A, giving the protein MANAEVEAVDFEPEDDDLMDDDVGDGSPNRTSASIPRLKSAIAGGGSYSEPRKTKGRGFRDEAAAKADRNARMSARFDSLVTEGGPGPVRSIEGWIILVAGVHEEAQEDDLHNAFGEFGEIKNLHLNLDRRTGFVKGYALIEFEKFDEAQRAINEMDGTELLTQTLNVDWAFSKGPFRRRSMRKRSPRGHRSRSPRRRF; this is encoded by the exons ATGGCGAACGCGGAGGTAGAGGCAGTTGATTTCGAGCCTGAGGACGATGATCTCATGGATGACGACGTTGGAGACGGCTCCCCCAACAGAACCTCCGCCTCCATTCCTCGCCTCAAATCAGCCATTGCCGGTGGCGGTTCCTACTCGGAGCCAAGGAAGACCAAAGGTCGTGGATTCCGCGACGAGGCGGCTGCTAAGGCTGACCGTAATGCTCGCATGTCTGCCCGCTTTGACTCCCTCGTTACGGAGGGTGGTCCTGGCCCCGTACGAT CTATTGAAGGATGGATTATTCTGGTTGCTGGAGTTCATGAAGAGGCACAAGAGGATGATTTACATAATGCATTTGGTGAGTTTGGGGAGATAAAGAATTTGCACTTGAATCTTGACCGACGCACTGGATTTGTTAAG GGCTATGCGCTAATTGAGTTTGAGAAGTTTGATGAGGCCCAGAGAGCTATAAATGAAATGGATGGAACTGAACTGCTCACTCAGACCCTAAATGTTGATTGGGCATTCAGCAAAGGCCCATTCAGGAGGAGAAGTATGAGGAAAAG